TACAAATCACGAAGAGGTTCTATGAGCTTTAAATTTAAGCGCTCTGGAAGACCGCCAACGTTGTGGTGGCTCTTTATCTTACCTTTGCTCTCAATCCAGTCTGGAGCAATTGTTCCCTGAATCAAAAACTTTGCATCTATTTCTTTGGCCACTTCTTCAAATACGTCGATGAAAACTTTTCCGATTATCTTTCTCTTCTGCTCCGGGTCGGTAACACCCTTCAAAGCATTGAAAAAGCGCTCTTGAGCATCAACGTAGATCAAGTTTAACCCAAACTCATTTCTGAATGTTTTTATCACGAATTCTGGCTCTCCTTTCCTTAAAAATCCAGTGTTTACAAAAACAGCATAAAGTTTATCTCCAATTGCTTTGTGAGCTAAGATAGCTGCTGTTGAGCTGTCAACTCCCCCAGATAAAGCTATTATCGCCTTTCCATCTCCAACTTTCTCTCTAATTTCTCTAACTTTTTCTTCGATGAAGCTTTCCCACATGAGCATCACCTTTTTCTTTTAACATTAAAGAGCAAATTTATAAATTTATGCTATGAATTTATTGACATTTTTATGTTAAAATTTCATCGAGCTTATCCTCATCAATGGCTTGCTTTATCTCCCTTGCAATCCTCCTTCCAGTGCTCATTGGCTTTTTGTACTTTAACCAGGTGTAAGGGGAGCCGTTAACAAATGGATTTGTTCCAGCGACAATTCTTGCAGAGATTTCAAACACCACAAATTCAAGCTCATCTGTGAGAATTGTCTCTAAGCAAAAAGGTCCCCATAGACCGCCCATAAGCT
Above is a genomic segment from Thermococcus sp. SY098 containing:
- the guaA gene encoding glutamine-hydrolyzing GMP synthase: MWESFIEEKVREIREKVGDGKAIIALSGGVDSSTAAILAHKAIGDKLYAVFVNTGFLRKGEPEFVIKTFRNEFGLNLIYVDAQERFFNALKGVTDPEQKRKIIGKVFIDVFEEVAKEIDAKFLIQGTIAPDWIESKGKIKSHHNVGGLPERLNLKLIEPLRDLYKDEVREVAKELGLPEKIYNRMPFPGPGLAVRVLGEVTPEKVAIVREANAIVEEEIEKAGLKPWQAFAVLLNVKTVGVQGDIRAYKETIAVRIVESLDGMTANAMNVPWEVLQRIAFRITSEISQVGRVLYDITNKPPATIEFE